AATAATTCCATCATAATATGGAACTATATCCATTAATTCTTTTTCATTTAATTTTCTTCCAAATGTTGATCTTTCTATTTCTGCAACACTTTTTATTAATTCTATAGCTTGTGGACAAGCTACTCCAAAGGATCTTGAAGAAATAAAAACTTTCATTTTAAAACACCTTTATTATATAATTTCTATTTTTTAGCTATATTATAACTTTTTATATCATCAAAGATTAATAAAAATGAAGAAACATTCCTAAAATAAATAATATTATAATAACTTTTTTAGATATTCAATACTCATTCTAGCAGCTTCATCTGCATTAGGTTTTGGAAGAACTTCTACTCCAATATAACCATTATAATTAATTTCTTTTAATGTATCTATTATTTCTTTAAAATTTATATGTCCCATTCCAGGTGCACATCTATTACTATCAGCTACATGAAAATGGATTAATTCTTTACTTGCATTTTTTATTGTTTGAGAAAAAGAAGCTTCTTCAATATTCATATGAAATGTATCAAGCATTAATTTTACAGATTTTAAATTAACTTCTTTAATTAATTTTAAAGCTTCATTAGCATTATTTACTATATCTGTTTCATATCTATTATCTGGTTCAATAGCTAATTTTATATCATTTTTTTCAGCATATTCACCACATTTTTGAATACATTCAATAAGATTTTTCCAAGCTTTATCTAAAGATATACCTCCTTCGATTTTCCCTTTAACTAATCCAATTATAACTATTCCTGAATCTAATTTTCTAGCAAAATCTATGCATTCATTTACCTTTTTAATAGCTTTTTCTCTAATTTCTTTATTT
This genomic stretch from Nitrososphaerota archaeon harbors:
- the iolO gene encoding 5-keto-L-gluconate epimerase yields the protein MKFSIYLSMGKSFWVTIYETPIKESIERVAKYGYDGIEIMPEDPTKVNINEIKEVIKENNLEVAAIGSGQVYTYHHLSFIHPNKEIREKAIKKVNECIDFARKLDSGIVIIGLVKGKIEGGISLDKAWKNLIECIQKCGEYAEKNDIKLAIEPDNRYETDIVNNANEALKLIKEVNLKSVKLMLDTFHMNIEEASFSQTIKNASKELIHFHVADSNRCAPGMGHINFKEIIDTLKEINYNGYIGVEVLPKPNADEAARMSIEYLKKLL